The nucleotide window GAAAGATAAAGAAACTGCTATGCCGCAAGGGGGACGACATAGCAGGATAAAGTTGCCACAACGAGGTAATTACCTCAGCAGGAGTTAGCTGCTGAGAAGAGGATTAATATTGCAGCCGCCATCAATATTGATTTCGGCTCCTGTGATGAATGCTGCATCGTCAGAAGCCAGGAATGTGACCAAATTGGCGATTTCTTCGGGTTGGCCAAAGCGTTTAAGGGGGATGCGAGCCTGTAGCGCCTGAGCAAAGCCTGAGATTTCATCCTGGGACATGCCGGTTTTGCCGAAAATGGCTGTTTCGGTGGGGCCAGGGTTGACAGCATTAACGCGTATTTTTCTCGGAGCAAGCTCTGTGGCTGCGGTACGAGTATAGGAATTGAGTGCTGCTTTAGAGGCGGCATAAATAGCGGTCATCGGCATACCTGTATAGGCATTAATTGATGACAAGTTGATAATGGATGCACCCTCATTGAGTACAGGAAGCAGTTTTTCAATGGTGAAAACCGCTCCTTTAAAGTTAATGCCCATCTGATGATCAAACATCTCTTCAGAGATCTGACCAACGGGAGCAGGCGCGAAAATGCCGGCATTAACAAAGAGAATATCCAGTGAGCCAAGCTCCTCCTTGACCTGGGAAACCAGTTTTTCGATGGCGGAAAGATCCGAAACATCAGCAACCGACCCAATAACTGAGAGGGATTCTGCAGCGGAGTAAACCTTGTCAGTGGATCGCCCTGTGATCATGACCCGGGCTCCGTGCTCTGCCAATGCTTTGGCGGTAGCAAACCCAATGCCACTGTTTCCGCCAGTCACGAGTGCTGTCTTACCTTCCAGGTTTTTCATTATTCATCCTTTAATTAACGTTTGAATAGGAGTCAGACCATTCAGGAATGATCGTTCCGAAAAGCTAGCATGACCCCATTCATATGATCAAACGGATAACTGGGGCGAAGTTATCTAAATTCTTAATGTGGCTTAAAGTGAGGCAATAAGGACGTGGGTGCTAAAAGTGGCGACGCCCTGAAATTGAGCATTGGCGCGCCATTTGTGGGCAAGAAAGAAATTTTGTGAGCCGGGACACTATTCAAAAAAACTTCAAGTTAATTTGTTGCAAACGAAATATTGCTTATGTAGATTGTTGCCCAATACTGGAATGATCGTTCTGTTTTCTTGTTGCTGATGTCCTAGGGAGTGGGGATGATGAAGATTGGCCTCATAGGCGGAGGTGTTGGGGGGCTAACTCTCGCTCTGTCACTGGTAAAAGAAGGTTACAGGGATATTCATATCTTTGAGTCTTCGAAAGAGATCAGTGAGCTCGGTGTCGGGATCAACATCCTGCCACATGCAATGAGAATCATGGATGGCCTCGGTTTGCTGGAATCGCTGGTGGAGGCGAGTGTTGAGACCGAGAGCCTTAGCTACTACACGCAAAAAGGGCAGTTAATTCTTTCTGATCAGCGTGGGGTAAATGCGGGCTACTCCTGGCCTCAGATTTCGATCCATAGATCCGCTCTGATACAAATCCTTTATTCCGCCGTTATCGAAGAGCTTGGCAAAGAGAAAATACA belongs to Alcanivorax sediminis and includes:
- a CDS encoding glucose 1-dehydrogenase, which translates into the protein MKNLEGKTALVTGGNSGIGFATAKALAEHGARVMITGRSTDKVYSAAESLSVIGSVADVSDLSAIEKLVSQVKEELGSLDILFVNAGIFAPAPVGQISEEMFDHQMGINFKGAVFTIEKLLPVLNEGASIINLSSINAYTGMPMTAIYAASKAALNSYTRTAATELAPRKIRVNAVNPGPTETAIFGKTGMSQDEISGFAQALQARIPLKRFGQPEEIANLVTFLASDDAAFITGAEINIDGGCNINPLLSS